The following are encoded in a window of Arctopsyche grandis isolate Sample6627 chromosome 4, ASM5162203v2, whole genome shotgun sequence genomic DNA:
- the RhoGAP71E gene encoding rho GTPase activating protein at 71E isoform X4 codes for MSGWARRWQTRLGGCAPAASPAARRLDKVKFGAPLAAVCAPAGGLPAPLLVLILKLNKEAPLRKDVFRAPGHQGAMKKLIHFLQTGRLVNVDNYSVYTIASVLKKFLRKLPGGVFGPEGEMILFNAVELPEQDQIAEIRRLVLSLPSHTQQLLVLLFGTFRVMASSAERAGTGMTAEALGVSVAPSFFHSCVSDGRTATMQDVQRFKVATRVMRQLIERFSCGDVFGRDNYEYYARVTGRVLRVADEWICSFRYPPPPRYPNDQQLYARKFYLEAEKTWLQCECNRWGNTLDMLAKTDECQSMPALADSTIPALGGLGCIPEHTLLDSCTRLSVSLEDSVFKVSVSSSSQSSRAGSSPHMTLEELRAVNHYAESTRSLSYLPQEGLKVVQASLLE; via the exons ATGAGCGGGTGGGCCCGTCGCTGGCAGACGCGGCTGGGCGGCTGCGCCCCGGCCGCGTCCCCCGCCGCCCGCAGACTCGACAAGGTGAAGTTCGGAGCGCCGCTGGCCGCCGTTTGCGCCCCCGCAGGAGGACTTCCGGCCCCGCTTCTA GTGTTGATTTTGAAGTTGAACAAGGAGGCGCCGCTGAGGAAAGATGTCTTTCGCGCGCCGGGACACCAGGGTGCCATGAAGAAGCTCATCCACTTCTTGCAGACGGGCCGACTGGTCAACGTAGATAATTACTCCGTCTACACCATTGCCAGTGTTCTGAAGAAATTTTTAAG AAAACTTCCTGGAGGTGTATTCGGTCCCGAAGGTGAAATGATTCTCTTTAATGCTGTCGAATTACCTGAACAAGATCAAATCGCAGAGATTAGAAG ATTGGTACTATCACTACCCAGCCACACCCAACAGTTGTTAGTATTATTGTTTGGAACGTTTCGGGTGATGGCGTCGAGTGCAGAACGTGCCGGCACAGGAATGACGGCGGAAGCTCTCGGTGTCTCCGTTGCACCTTCGTTTTTCCATTCCTGCGTGTCCGATGGCAGAACAGCCACCATGCAAGACGTGCAGCGCTTTAAA GTGGCAACGCGAGTGATGCGGCAGCTAATTGAACGGTTTTCTTGCGGAGACGTATTCGGACGTGACAATTATGAGTATTATGCCAGAGTTACGGGGCGAGTTTTGCGCGTTGCCGACGAGTGGATCTGCTCGTTCAGATATCCTCCCCCGCCCAGATATCCCAACGATCAGCAGCTGTATGCCA GGAAATTTTATCTGGAGGCTGAAAAGACGTGGTTACAGTGCGAATGTAACCGATGGGGAAATACATTAGATA TGTTGGCGAAGACTGATGAATGCCAATCCATGCCAGCGTTAGCTGATAGTACAATTCCTGCTTTAGGAGGTTTAGGTTGCATTCCGGAGCACACATTATTAGACTCGTGTACTCGACTGTCTGTTTCATTAGAAGATAGTGTCTTTAAg GTTTCTGTAAGTTCTTCCAGCCAATCTTCGAGGGCAGGATCTAGTCCACACATGACGTTAGAGGAGCTTCGAGCGGTGAATCATTACGCCGAGAGCACACGCAGCCTTTCATATCTACCACAG GAGGGATTAAAAGTAGTTCAGGCATCTCTGTTGGAGTGA
- the Mocs2A gene encoding molybdenum cofactor synthesis 2A, with protein sequence MSELSIESTHITVRVLFFAKSKDIVGAKEHSLNILKRNTYKNIFKEIVSRFRLESIQNSIVLARNGELFNIDEDGLVNFENNDEIAVIPPLSGG encoded by the exons ATGTCTGAA CTATCAATTGAATCTACGCATATAACTGTTAGAGTTTTATTTTTCGCCAAAAGTAAAGATATTGTTGGTGCAAAAGAGCACTCGCTTAATATCCTTAAACGTAATACgtacaaaaacattttcaaagaaATTGTATCACGCTTTCGATTAGAATCCATCCAAAATAGTATTGTGCTGGCGAGAAACGGTGAACTTTTCAATATAGACGAAGACGGATTAGTCAactttgaaaataatgatgaaattGCTGTAATACCTCCTTTGAGTGGCGGTTAA
- the Mocs2B gene encoding molybdenum cofactor synthesis 2B, giving the protein MDFLKLTHDILSVDDILKLVSSEKCGAVSIFVGTTRDNFDGKEVKSLEYEAYESMALKVMKSMCETIRNKWKDVHNIAIYHRLGLVPVLEASVVIAISSPHRVESQAAVKYCIENLKVNELMNEKKAEKLSNDFQPHAVQINASCSEMKNRIQKYTDRKREQINMSNIQDFIINRGTADGISEDKASTCARVDAVLVKSKDSKGHLKVLRTENIWGPQTKVDFDSPTKIVKSSSHDLPSTSGIEERILDVENHLNIIRPISSDVYSRLKKIEDKILELESISPEYALFWSRKSQSNAGSCDLESESSARKRMKFTSDDIWKKMKKLTEN; this is encoded by the exons ATGGATTTTTTAAAGTTAACTCATGATATTCTATCAGTCGACGACATATTAAAGTTGGTATCGTCAGAAAAATGTGGAGCTGTATCTATATTTGTTGGTACGACGCGAGATAACTTCGATGGAAAAGAA gtcAAGAGTTTAGAATATGAAGCTTATGAATCTATGGCCTTGAAAGTTATGAAAAGTATGTGCGAAACTATTAGGAATAAATGGAAAGATGTGCATAATATAGCAATTTATCATAG ATTAGGTCTTGTTCCTGTTTTAGAAGCCAGTGTTGTGATTGCTATAAGTAGTCCACACAGAGTTGAATCTCAGGCTGCAGTCAAATATTGTATCGAAAACTTAAAAG taaatgaattaatgaatgaaaaaaaagctGAAAAGTTAAGTAATGATTTTCAACCACACGCAGTACAGATAAATGCTTCCTGTTCTGAAATGAAAAACAGGATACAAAAGTACACCGACAGAAAGAGGGAGCAAATAAATATGAGTAACATCCaagattttattataaatagagGTACAGCCGATGGTATCTCTGAAGACAAAGCAAGTACCTGTGCAAGAGTAGATGCCGTTCTGGTGAAATCTAAAGACTCGAAAGgtcatttaaaag ttttaagGACTGAAAATATATGGGGTCCACAAACCAAAGTCGATTTTGACTCGCCCACCAAAATTGTTAAGTCAAGTTCTCACGATTTACCGAGCACATCGGGAATTGAAGAGAGGATATTGGACGTCGAAAATCACTTAAATATCATCAGACCGATCTCAAGTGATGTCTATAGTCGTTTGAAAAAGATTGAAGACAAAATTTTGGAACTCGAATCTATTTCACCTGAATATGCTCTtttttgg tcgaGAAAGTCACAAAGCAATGCTGGATCTTGTGATTTAGAATCAGAATCGTCAGCTCGCAAAAGAATGAAATTCACCTCGGAcgatatttggaaaaaaatgaaaaaattaacagaaaattaa
- the LOC143911080 gene encoding dihydrolipoyllysine-residue succinyltransferase component of 2-oxoglutarate dehydrogenase complex, mitochondrial, giving the protein MSLLLGRAPRLLRSGQVQSLWAAQRALSGAVRVAGAPLGRILPLVEATPPDSARFYSIKNCRRNIHLTSRLLDVRDVVAPTFPDSVSEGDVKIEKKPGDSVQEDEVVCEIETDKTAMPVMAPASGVIEEFYVQNGDTVKAGQKIFRLKLGPVGAKPAAKEEAAAPPPAAASAAAPTPAPTPAAAAAPPPPPPPPPGPRPASPVASIPVAAIRHAQAIESSTVKIPPADYSKEITGTRTEQRVKMNRMRQRIAQRLKEAQSVNAMLTTFNEIDMSEIINFRKAHLPAFQKKYGLKLGFMSPFVKAAAYALQDQPVVNAVIDGIDVVYRDFVDISVAVATPKGLVVPVLRNVQDMNFADIELGIAALGEKAKNGQLAIEDMDGGTFTISNGGVFGSLMGTPIINPPQSAILGMHGTFERPVAKNGQVVIRPMMYIALTYDHRLIDGREAVLFLRKIKDAVEDPRVILAGL; this is encoded by the exons ATGTCGCTGCTGCTGGGGCGCGCCCCCCGTCTGCTGAGGTCCGGACAG GTGCAGTCACTATGGGCCGCTCAGAGGGCTCTTTCCGGAGCCGTGAGAGTCGCCGGAGCCCCCCTAGGGCGGATTCTTCCCCTGGTCGAAGCCACCCCACCAGACAGCGCCAG ATTTTATAGTATTAAAAACTGCAGAAGAAATATTCATTTAACAAGTAGGTTGTTGGATGTGAGAGATGTCGTTGCACCGACATTTCCAGATTCAGTTTCAGAAGGAGACGTAAA GATTGAAAAAAAACCGGGTGATAGCGTTCAGGAAGATGAAGTCGTTTGTGAAATTGAAACTGACAAAACGGCAATGCCTGTTATGGCTCCTGCATCAGGAGTAATTGAAGAGTTTTATGTACAAAACGGAGATACTGTAAAGGCTGGACAGAAAATATTCCGTCTCAAATTAGGTCCTGTCGGAGCAAAGCCTGCTGCTAAAGAAGAAGCAGCAGCACCACCTCCAGCAGCTGCATCCGCTGCAGCTCCAACACCAGCACCGACAcctgcagcagcagcagcaccaCCACCCCCGCCGCCACCACCACCGGGACCGAGGCCTGCATCACCTGTCGCTTCAATACCCGTCGCTGCCATACGACATGCCCAGGCTATCGAATCTTCAACAGTGAAG ATTCCACCAGCTGATTATAGTAAGGAAATTACTGGAACCAGAACAGAACAAAGAGTTAAAATGAATCGAATGAGGCAACGCATTGCGCAGAGGTTGAAGGAAGCCCAGAGTGTTAATGCGATGCTCACTACTTTTAACGAAATAGATATGag cgAAATTATCAATTTCCGAAAGGCGCATTTACCAGCTTTCCAAAAGAAGTATGGATTAAAATTAGGTTTTATGTCACCGTTTGTTAAGGCTGCCGCTTACGCCCTACAAGATCAGCCCGTTGTTAACGCTGTAATTGACGGTATTGATGTTGTTTACAG ggACTTTGTTGATATATCAGTGGCTGTAGCGACTCCAAAAGGTCTTGTAGTGCCTGTTCTACGCAACGTTCAAGATATGAACTTTGCCGATATTGAATTAGGCATTGCGGCCCTTGGCGAAAAAGCTAAAAATG GTCAGCTGGCGATAGAAGATATGGACGGTGGTACTTTCACAATCAGTAACGGTGGAGTATTTGGATCCCTCATGGGAACCCCTATCATTAATCCCCCACAGTCGGCCATATTGGGCATGCACGGTACTTTTGAAAGGCCCGTTGCTAAAAATGGACAG GTCGTTATTCGTCCGATGATGTACATTGCCTTAACTTACGACCATCGACTTATTGATGGACGTGAGGCTGTGTTGTTCTTGAGGAAGATCAAGGATGCTGTTGAAGACCCGCGTGTCATTCTCGCTGGCTTGTAG